One genomic region from Streptomyces sp. NBC_01304 encodes:
- a CDS encoding NUDIX hydrolase, with translation MTTLDYATYIAGLPKILAGAAMLFRDGEGRVLILDPNYREGLALPGGTIESDDEETPREAARRETLEEIGLDVAPGRLLAIDWVPGPDRPPIAAYLYDGGVLTQEQLDAIVLQEEELDSWQLVTVKELDGYGPPRTVARIRAALAALEAGTGPAELVNGERV, from the coding sequence GTGACCACTCTCGACTACGCCACGTACATCGCCGGCCTGCCCAAGATCCTCGCCGGTGCCGCCATGCTCTTCCGCGACGGCGAGGGCCGCGTGCTGATCCTCGACCCCAACTACCGCGAGGGCCTGGCCCTGCCCGGCGGAACCATCGAGTCGGACGACGAGGAGACGCCCCGCGAGGCCGCCCGGCGCGAGACCCTGGAGGAGATCGGCCTGGACGTGGCGCCGGGCCGGCTGCTCGCGATCGACTGGGTGCCTGGGCCGGACCGGCCGCCGATCGCCGCCTATCTGTACGACGGCGGGGTGCTCACGCAGGAGCAGCTCGACGCGATCGTGCTGCAGGAGGAGGAACTGGACTCCTGGCAGCTGGTCACGGTCAAGGAACTCGACGGGTATGGTCCCCCGCGCACGGTCGCCAGGATCCGGGCCGCCCTGGCCGCGCTGGAGGCGGGCACGGGGCCGGCCGAGCTGGTGAACGGGGAGCGGGTCTAG
- a CDS encoding SIR2 family NAD-dependent protein deacylase: MTMVAILSGAGISTDSGIPDYRGPNGLWRRDPEAEKLVTYEYYMADPEIRRRSWQMRRTSATWSAEPNVAHEAIAAFERAGNPVRVITQNVDGLHQLAGVSARKVHELHGTARSVVCTRCHARTSMADALVRVEAGEADPSCLTCGGILKSATVMFGEGLDPVVLGEAMGIAKACEVFVAVGTTLQVQPAASLAGIAAEHGARLIIVNAEPTPYDGLAHEVIREPIGTALPALLERLAG; the protein is encoded by the coding sequence ATGACCATGGTCGCCATCCTCAGCGGCGCCGGGATCTCCACCGACTCCGGCATCCCCGACTACCGCGGGCCGAACGGCCTGTGGCGACGCGATCCCGAGGCCGAGAAGCTCGTCACGTACGAGTACTACATGGCCGATCCGGAGATCCGCCGCCGCTCCTGGCAGATGCGGCGCACCAGCGCGACCTGGAGCGCCGAGCCGAATGTCGCGCACGAGGCCATCGCCGCCTTCGAGCGCGCCGGGAACCCGGTGCGGGTCATCACACAGAACGTCGACGGGCTGCACCAGCTGGCCGGCGTCTCCGCCCGCAAGGTCCATGAACTGCACGGCACCGCGCGGTCGGTGGTGTGCACCCGGTGCCATGCCCGTACGTCGATGGCGGACGCGCTGGTCCGGGTCGAGGCGGGCGAGGCCGATCCCTCATGCCTGACCTGCGGCGGGATCCTGAAGTCGGCGACCGTCATGTTCGGCGAGGGCCTCGACCCCGTCGTGCTCGGCGAGGCGATGGGGATCGCCAAGGCCTGTGAGGTCTTCGTGGCGGTCGGTACGACGCTGCAGGTGCAGCCCGCAGCCTCGCTGGCCGGGATCGCCGCCGAGCACGGGGCCCGCCTGATCATCGTGAACGCCGAGCCGACGCCGTACGACGGGCTGGCGCACGAGGTGATCCGCGAGCCGATCGGGACCGCGCTGCCGGCGCTGCTCGAACGGCTGGCGGGCTGA
- a CDS encoding methylated-DNA--[protein]-cysteine S-methyltransferase translates to MAQNKQHMVIDSPYGPLTLVATDGVLSGLYMTDQRHRPAEETFGVLDDEPFSHVIQQLEAYFKGELTDFDLPLHLHGTDFQRSVWAELRKIPYGETRSYGELAEALGNPAASRAVGLANGKNPIGIIVPCHRVVGANGSLTGYGGGLDRKQRLLEFEGGAEAEQALF, encoded by the coding sequence ATGGCCCAGAACAAGCAGCACATGGTGATCGACAGCCCCTACGGCCCGCTCACCCTCGTCGCCACCGACGGCGTCCTCTCCGGCCTCTACATGACCGACCAGCGCCACCGCCCTGCCGAGGAGACCTTTGGCGTCCTTGACGACGAGCCCTTCTCACACGTCATCCAGCAGCTGGAGGCCTACTTCAAGGGCGAGTTGACCGACTTCGACCTGCCCCTGCACCTGCACGGCACGGACTTCCAGCGCAGCGTCTGGGCCGAGCTCCGGAAGATCCCGTACGGCGAGACCCGGTCGTACGGCGAACTCGCCGAGGCCCTCGGCAACCCGGCCGCGTCCCGCGCGGTCGGCCTCGCCAACGGCAAGAACCCGATCGGCATCATCGTCCCCTGCCACCGCGTCGTCGGCGCCAACGGCAGCCTCACCGGCTATGGCGGCGGCCTCGACCGCAAGCAGCGCCTCCTGGAGTTCGAGGGCGGGGCGGAGGCGGAGCAGGCGCTGTTCTAG
- a CDS encoding AlkA N-terminal domain-containing protein, with product MHTDTESCVRAVQSKDARFDGWFFTAVTSTKIYCRPSCPVVPPKPENMRFYPSAAACQQAGFRACKRCRPDTSPGSPEWNHRADLVARAMRLIGDGIVDREGVPGLAARLGYSTRQIERQLLAELGAGPLALARAQRAQTARLLIETTELPMAEIAFAAGFASIRTFNDTVREVFALTPGDLRTRAARGLRTAERTPGVLSLRLPFRAPLNPDNLFGHLAATAVPGVEEWREGAYRRTLRLPYGHGVVALTPNPDHIACRLALTDQRDLTVAISRCRRMLDLDADPVAVDEQLSADPLLAPLVAKAPGRRVPRTVDEAEFAVRAVLGQQVSTAAARTHAARLVTAHGEEIDDPEGGLTHLFPSPQALAALDPESLALPRSRRTTLTTLVGQLADGTLDLGVERDWDEARAKLNALPGFGPWTVEVIAMRALGDPDAFLPSDLGIRRAAADLGLPSTPAALTARAAAWQPWRAYAVQYLWATDDHPINHLPA from the coding sequence ATGCACACCGACACCGAGAGCTGCGTACGCGCCGTCCAGTCCAAGGACGCACGCTTCGACGGCTGGTTCTTCACCGCGGTCACGAGCACGAAGATCTACTGCCGCCCCAGCTGTCCGGTCGTGCCGCCCAAGCCCGAGAACATGCGCTTCTATCCGAGCGCGGCCGCCTGCCAGCAGGCCGGATTCCGTGCCTGCAAGCGCTGCCGCCCCGACACCAGCCCCGGCTCCCCGGAGTGGAACCACCGCGCCGACCTCGTGGCCCGCGCCATGCGCCTCATCGGCGACGGCATCGTCGACCGCGAGGGCGTGCCGGGCCTGGCCGCCCGGCTCGGCTACAGCACCCGGCAGATCGAGCGGCAGCTGCTCGCCGAGCTCGGCGCGGGTCCGCTCGCCCTGGCCCGCGCCCAGCGCGCGCAGACCGCTCGGCTGCTGATCGAGACCACCGAACTGCCCATGGCGGAGATCGCGTTCGCCGCCGGATTCGCCTCGATCCGCACCTTCAACGACACGGTCCGCGAGGTCTTCGCCCTCACCCCGGGCGACCTGCGCACCCGCGCCGCCCGCGGCCTGCGCACCGCCGAGCGGACCCCCGGCGTCCTGAGCCTCCGCCTCCCGTTCCGCGCCCCCCTCAACCCCGACAACCTCTTCGGCCACCTCGCCGCCACCGCCGTACCCGGCGTGGAGGAGTGGCGCGAGGGCGCCTACCGCCGCACGCTCCGCCTCCCGTACGGACACGGCGTCGTCGCCCTCACCCCGAACCCCGACCACATCGCCTGCCGCCTCGCCCTCACCGACCAGCGCGACCTCACCGTCGCCATCAGCCGCTGCCGCCGCATGCTCGACCTCGACGCCGACCCGGTCGCCGTGGACGAACAGCTCAGCGCCGACCCGCTGCTCGCGCCCCTCGTCGCGAAGGCCCCGGGCCGCCGCGTGCCGCGCACGGTGGACGAGGCGGAGTTCGCGGTACGCGCCGTCCTGGGCCAGCAGGTCTCCACGGCCGCCGCCCGCACCCACGCGGCCCGCCTGGTCACCGCGCACGGCGAGGAGATCGACGACCCCGAGGGCGGCCTCACCCACCTCTTCCCCTCGCCGCAGGCGCTGGCCGCGCTCGACCCCGAGTCGCTCGCCCTGCCGCGCAGCCGCCGCACCACCCTGACCACGCTGGTCGGCCAACTGGCGGACGGAACCCTCGACTTGGGCGTCGAACGCGACTGGGACGAGGCACGCGCCAAGCTCAACGCACTGCCCGGGTTCGGGCCCTGGACCGTCGAAGTGATCGCCATGCGGGCGCTCGGCGACCCGGACGCGTTCCTCCCCTCCGACCTGGGGATCCGGCGGGCGGCGGCCGACCTCGGCCTGCCGTCGACCCCGGCGGCGCTCACCGCGCGGGCCGCGGCCTGGCAGCCGTGGCGGGCGTACGCCGTCCAATACCTGTGGGCGACGGACGACCACCCCATCAACCACCTTCCCGCGTAA
- a CDS encoding O-acetyl-ADP-ribose deacetylase yields the protein MTTITLVRGDITEQSADALVNAANSSLLGGGGVDGAIHRRGGPEILAACRKLRAGHYGKGLPTGRAVATTAGRLDARWVIHTVGPVWQGPGSDPERLASCYRESLRVADELGARTVAFPAISTGVYRWPLDEAARVALDTVRGARTEVEEVGFVLFDERAYEAFAACADLA from the coding sequence ATGACGACCATCACCCTCGTCCGGGGCGACATCACCGAGCAGTCCGCCGACGCGCTCGTCAACGCCGCCAACTCGTCCCTCCTGGGCGGCGGAGGCGTGGACGGAGCCATCCACCGGCGCGGCGGCCCCGAGATCCTCGCCGCCTGCCGCAAGCTGCGCGCCGGCCACTACGGCAAGGGCCTGCCCACCGGTCGCGCCGTGGCCACCACGGCGGGGCGGCTCGACGCGCGATGGGTGATCCACACGGTCGGCCCGGTATGGCAGGGCCCCGGCAGCGACCCGGAGCGGCTCGCCTCCTGCTACCGCGAATCCCTGCGCGTGGCCGACGAGTTGGGGGCGCGCACGGTCGCCTTCCCGGCGATCTCCACCGGGGTGTACCGCTGGCCGCTCGACGAGGCCGCCCGGGTCGCGCTGGACACGGTGCGCGGCGCGCGTACGGAGGTCGAGGAGGTGGGGTTCGTGCTCTTCGACGAGCGGGCGTACGAGGCCTTCGCGGCTTGCGCGGATCTCGCGTAG
- a CDS encoding transcriptional regulator: MLLRLAAERATGALQREPGTLHLVDGQVVHAESPRSPGLDTLLIAQGRLSQADWDEARAGAGDPHRAAEHLVKNGRLSLGELELCRLSALFDAAYFALAPHGGPTRFRHGTARAGDRPWSVAVQRVIGESLRRRRLLDGLWPGPHLDDRPLVRRPPAAGQCVPGRLRAVLALADGSRTPTDIAGALGRPAFHVLLEVRRLAVAGLIDPCLPPDPPTGRGDPPSRSLTARPRAPDLVPDDVYAPDIALLRRVRDALEARL, from the coding sequence ATGCTGCTGCGCCTGGCCGCGGAGCGCGCCACCGGAGCGCTGCAGCGGGAGCCGGGCACGCTCCATCTCGTCGACGGGCAGGTGGTGCACGCCGAGAGCCCGCGCTCCCCCGGCCTCGACACCCTCCTGATCGCGCAGGGCCGCCTCTCGCAGGCGGACTGGGACGAGGCACGGGCCGGCGCCGGCGATCCGCACCGCGCGGCCGAGCACCTGGTCAAGAACGGCCGGCTGTCCCTCGGGGAGCTCGAACTGTGCCGTCTGAGCGCGCTGTTCGACGCCGCGTACTTCGCACTGGCCCCGCACGGCGGGCCGACCCGGTTCCGGCACGGCACGGCCCGCGCCGGCGACCGGCCGTGGTCCGTCGCCGTGCAGCGGGTCATCGGTGAATCGCTGCGCCGCAGACGGCTGTTGGACGGCCTGTGGCCGGGCCCGCACCTCGACGACCGGCCGCTGGTGCGCCGCCCACCGGCGGCCGGACAGTGCGTCCCCGGGCGACTGCGCGCCGTCCTGGCGCTGGCCGACGGATCGCGTACGCCCACCGACATCGCCGGCGCACTGGGCAGGCCTGCCTTCCACGTGCTCCTCGAGGTGCGGCGCCTCGCCGTCGCCGGGCTGATCGACCCCTGTCTGCCGCCCGATCCCCCGACCGGCCGCGGCGATCCCCCCAGCCGGTCGCTGACGGCCCGCCCCCGGGCGCCGGACCTCGTGCCGGACGACGTGTACGCCCCCGACATCGCCCTGCTGCGGCGTGTCCGCGACGCCCTGGAGGCCCGTCTTTGA
- a CDS encoding roadblock/LC7 domain-containing protein — translation MAAEAELTGELGRLRACVPQVTGALVVGDGGRVLAESVTGAPAGRLGARTSEVLGAALRLADVAGQGVVDEFLMRGEHGWVVVCTAGSSAVLALVTEPWTNVGRLRLEARRSSARIGVLIDGALERLENTPP, via the coding sequence ATGGCGGCAGAGGCCGAGTTGACCGGTGAGCTCGGGCGACTGCGGGCCTGTGTGCCGCAGGTGACCGGCGCGCTCGTCGTGGGCGACGGCGGTCGGGTACTGGCCGAGAGCGTCACCGGCGCCCCCGCGGGCCGCCTCGGCGCCCGCACCTCGGAGGTGCTCGGGGCGGCCCTGCGGCTGGCCGACGTCGCCGGTCAGGGCGTCGTCGACGAGTTCCTGATGCGCGGCGAGCACGGCTGGGTGGTCGTCTGCACCGCCGGCTCCAGCGCCGTCCTCGCGCTTGTGACAGAGCCCTGGACCAACGTCGGCCGGCTCCGCTTGGAGGCTCGCCGGTCCAGCGCCCGTATCGGCGTGCTGATCGACGGCGCGCTCGAACGACTGGAGAACACCCCACCATGA
- a CDS encoding roadblock/LC7 domain-containing protein, producing MRTLREQSTGITDTLVSAVDGLLIEADTGAAIDPDGLAAIAAAGLGLARRTTSATDRGTLRRVVTYGSHGCAAVYAVGDTALMVIVGDEGLDLDRLHQESQPVLKRIGSLLTDGA from the coding sequence ATGAGAACGTTACGCGAACAGTCGACGGGGATAACCGACACCTTGGTGTCGGCCGTCGACGGACTCCTTATAGAGGCGGACACCGGCGCGGCCATCGACCCCGACGGCCTGGCAGCCATCGCCGCGGCGGGGCTCGGTCTCGCCCGGCGTACCACGTCCGCCACCGACCGCGGCACCCTGCGCCGGGTGGTGACCTACGGCAGCCATGGCTGCGCCGCCGTGTACGCGGTGGGGGACACGGCGCTGATGGTGATCGTGGGCGACGAGGGACTCGACCTCGACCGGCTGCACCAGGAGTCCCAGCCGGTGCTGAAGCGCATCGGCTCCCTGCTGACGGACGGAGCGTGA
- a CDS encoding MarR family transcriptional regulator — protein sequence MASAESPGAPGLETLLLRSGRVSEADWAEALEASRGTRRPAAELITLGRVGAVELQVIWMMAMYDAVFALLAGTVDECVTRVDECVPRAQDGGPPTPDGPAERPLPLVREAVRRLEALARLPHPVRPDTDPLLPGPRPDALPDRLPGVQREILGLADGRRTPRDIAFQAGRGVYTVTVGASRLLAEGFLVRAPAREAASAREGAPADSPAPADALPLRRRVRQEEPAPDVTASGLPRRSPGAGGPSETLAEENSTASWKGIFRLGGRLRPTGFGK from the coding sequence GTGGCTAGCGCCGAGAGCCCCGGCGCCCCCGGGCTCGAAACGCTGCTGCTGCGCTCCGGGCGGGTGAGCGAAGCGGACTGGGCCGAAGCCCTCGAGGCGAGCCGCGGCACGCGCCGGCCCGCCGCCGAACTGATCACCCTGGGCCGAGTCGGCGCGGTGGAACTGCAGGTCATCTGGATGATGGCCATGTACGACGCGGTGTTCGCCCTGCTCGCGGGGACGGTCGACGAATGCGTCACCCGGGTCGACGAATGCGTCCCACGGGCCCAGGACGGCGGCCCGCCCACGCCCGACGGTCCGGCCGAACGACCCCTGCCCCTGGTCCGGGAAGCGGTCCGCCGACTCGAAGCGCTCGCACGACTCCCGCACCCCGTGCGGCCCGACACCGACCCGCTCCTCCCCGGACCTCGCCCGGACGCCCTGCCGGACCGGCTGCCGGGCGTGCAACGGGAGATCCTCGGCCTGGCCGACGGCCGCCGCACCCCGCGTGACATCGCGTTCCAGGCAGGCCGCGGCGTCTACACCGTGACCGTCGGGGCGTCCCGGCTGCTCGCCGAGGGGTTCCTGGTGCGGGCACCCGCCCGCGAGGCGGCATCCGCCCGCGAGGGCGCCCCCGCCGACTCGCCGGCCCCTGCCGACGCGCTGCCCCTGCGCCGCCGCGTACGGCAGGAAGAGCCCGCCCCGGACGTCACCGCCAGCGGGCTGCCGCGCCGTAGTCCCGGCGCCGGCGGCCCCTCTGAAACTCTCGCCGAGGAAAACTCCACGGCGAGCTGGAAGGGAATATTCCGGCTCGGCGGGCGACTGCGCCCGACGGGTTTTGGAAAATGA
- a CDS encoding phytoene desaturase family protein, which yields MLDAVVVGAGPNGLTAAVELARRGFSVAVFEAKSTVGGGARTEELTLPGFRHDPCAAAHPLGIGSPAFKDLPLERYGLEWLHAQLPMAHPFLDGTAAVLSRSVAETALSFGPRDAGAYRRLVAPFLGKWDTLVRDFMSLPLTALPRDPVTLARFGLAGLPPSSWLLRQRFRDDRARALFAGLVGHVIAPLGGPATSAVGLVFALAAHENGWPVARGGSQSIADALAAYLKDLGGAVHTDYEVKRLDDLPPARAYIFDTSPTALARIAGLGRAYEGYRYGASVFKVDYALDGPVPWTAPEARRAGTVQVGAGSREIGEALRIASRTADAPDEPFLITVQPSLVDPSRAPEGKHVFWAYGHVPNGWQGDLTDAIERQLERFAPGFRDRVLARAVAGPAELAVRNANYVGGDIACGAASGLQLMLRPKLSLFPYNTPHPAVFLCSSATPPGPGVHGMSGHNAAKAVWRRLRADR from the coding sequence ATGCTCGATGCCGTCGTCGTGGGGGCGGGACCCAATGGGCTGACCGCTGCCGTCGAGCTGGCCCGCCGGGGCTTCTCGGTGGCGGTCTTCGAGGCCAAGAGCACCGTCGGCGGCGGGGCCCGCACCGAAGAGCTCACCCTGCCCGGCTTCCGGCACGACCCGTGCGCGGCCGCCCACCCGCTGGGCATCGGCTCGCCCGCCTTCAAGGACCTGCCCTTGGAGCGGTACGGGCTTGAGTGGCTGCACGCCCAACTCCCCATGGCCCACCCGTTCCTGGACGGTACGGCCGCCGTGCTGTCCCGGTCCGTGGCCGAGACGGCACTGTCCTTCGGGCCGCGCGACGCGGGCGCGTACCGCAGGCTGGTGGCGCCCTTCCTCGGCAAGTGGGACACGCTCGTACGGGACTTCATGTCGCTGCCGCTGACCGCACTGCCGCGCGACCCGGTGACGCTCGCCCGGTTCGGGCTCGCGGGACTGCCGCCGTCCAGCTGGCTGCTGCGCCAGCGGTTCCGGGACGACCGGGCGCGGGCCCTGTTCGCGGGCCTGGTCGGCCATGTCATCGCGCCCCTTGGCGGGCCCGCGACGAGCGCGGTGGGGCTGGTCTTCGCGCTGGCCGCGCACGAGAACGGCTGGCCGGTGGCGCGCGGCGGCTCGCAGTCCATCGCGGACGCGTTGGCCGCGTATCTGAAAGACCTCGGCGGCGCCGTGCACACCGACTACGAGGTCAAGCGCCTGGACGATCTGCCGCCCGCGCGTGCGTACATCTTCGACACGTCGCCCACCGCTCTTGCCCGCATCGCCGGACTCGGCCGCGCGTACGAGGGCTACCGGTACGGCGCGAGCGTCTTCAAGGTCGACTACGCGCTGGACGGGCCCGTGCCCTGGACCGCGCCGGAGGCCCGCCGCGCCGGCACCGTGCAGGTCGGCGCGGGCAGCCGGGAGATCGGCGAGGCCCTGCGGATCGCCTCGCGCACCGCTGACGCGCCCGACGAGCCCTTCCTGATCACGGTGCAGCCCAGCCTCGTCGACCCGTCCCGCGCGCCCGAGGGCAAGCACGTCTTCTGGGCGTACGGACATGTGCCGAACGGCTGGCAGGGCGATCTGACCGATGCCATCGAGCGGCAGCTGGAGCGCTTCGCGCCCGGCTTCCGCGACCGTGTCCTCGCCCGCGCCGTCGCGGGCCCGGCCGAACTGGCCGTGCGCAACGCCAACTACGTGGGCGGCGACATCGCCTGCGGTGCCGCGTCGGGACTGCAGCTGATGCTCCGCCCCAAGCTGTCGCTGTTCCCGTACAACACCCCGCATCCGGCGGTGTTCCTGTGCTCCTCGGCCACACCACCGGGACCGGGCGTGCACGGCATGTCCGGGCACAACGCGGCGAAGGCCGTCTGGCGCCGGCTGCGCGCCGACCGATAG
- a CDS encoding inositol monophosphatase family protein, with protein sequence MIEDPEGTLEALAGFLDSGLGAVEEAVRKAAAAEIMPRFRQLAEHEIVEKNGPHDLVTVADRRAEEHLTAALTALLPGSVVVGEEAVHADPSSYGALREDAPVWIVDPVDGTRQFVHGDPGFCTLVALAHRGELLASWTFAPALDEMAVAVRGRGARLDGELLTPGAPRPGQPLAVASSHPDYTTPEQKQALLGLNAEGVHARPCGSAGLEYLAIAKGELDAVAFSWENAWDHAAGLLLVTETGGTHRTIAGEPFRIEGGNALPFSAGRDSATVDRVVGLLSRGA encoded by the coding sequence ATGATCGAAGACCCCGAAGGAACGCTCGAAGCTCTCGCAGGCTTCCTCGACAGCGGCCTGGGCGCCGTCGAGGAGGCGGTCCGCAAGGCGGCCGCCGCCGAGATCATGCCGCGCTTCCGGCAGCTCGCCGAGCACGAGATCGTCGAGAAGAACGGCCCGCACGACCTGGTGACCGTCGCCGACCGCCGGGCCGAGGAACACCTCACGGCCGCCCTCACCGCGCTGCTGCCCGGCTCGGTCGTGGTCGGCGAGGAGGCGGTGCACGCCGACCCGTCGAGCTACGGCGCGCTGCGTGAGGACGCTCCCGTGTGGATCGTCGACCCGGTCGACGGCACCCGTCAGTTCGTGCACGGCGACCCCGGCTTCTGCACCCTGGTCGCCCTCGCGCACCGCGGCGAGCTGCTCGCCTCGTGGACGTTCGCCCCTGCTCTGGACGAGATGGCCGTGGCGGTACGCGGCCGGGGAGCGCGCCTGGACGGCGAGCTGCTCACGCCCGGCGCACCGCGGCCGGGCCAGCCCCTCGCGGTGGCCTCGTCCCACCCGGACTACACCACCCCGGAGCAGAAGCAGGCCCTGCTCGGCCTGAACGCCGAAGGCGTGCACGCACGGCCGTGCGGCTCGGCCGGGCTGGAGTATCTGGCCATCGCCAAGGGCGAGTTGGACGCGGTCGCCTTCTCCTGGGAGAACGCGTGGGACCACGCGGCCGGCCTGCTCCTGGTGACGGAGACGGGCGGCACGCACCGGACGATCGCGGGCGAGCCCTTCCGGATCGAGGGCGGCAATGCGCTGCCGTTCAGCGCGGGGCGAGACTCGGCCACGGTCGACCGGGTGGTGGGGCTCCTGTCACGCGGAGCCTGA
- a CDS encoding gamma-glutamyltransferase family protein has product MFTTRPTLQGTFGMVSSTHWLASQSAMAVLEDGGNAFDAAVAAGFVLHVVEPHLNGPAGEVPIILAPAGTSEPRVLCGQGPAPAGATIAHYEGELGLELVPGTGPLAAAVPGAFDAWMLLLRDHGTKTLAEVLRYAIGYAEDGHPPVERFGETVETVRELFETEWISSAEVYLPGGRPPAPGTLFRNPALAATWRRLLKEAAGEGGREAEIDRARAVWREGFIAEALVRQSERPTMDTSGTRHTGTLTRADLARFSASYEAPATYDWNGWTLCKAGGWSQGPVLLQQLALLPDELPAYGSTEYVHLLVEGCKLAMADREAWYGDASEVPLTELLSPEYNAERRASIGAKASYELRPGTPGGRTPRISRHARDVATGAQAFDPMGVNAGAGEPTVSHYGATRGDTCHLDVVDRWGNMIAATPSGGWLQSNPVVPELGFPLGTRLQMTWLEPGLPGSLTPGRRPRTTLTPSLALRDGVPVLAFGTPGGDQQDQWQLNFFLAVALREPVRGGYDLQGAVDAPNWHTDHVPSSFYPRGMLPGHVTVESRIGADVIEGLRGRGHQVTAAHPWSEGRLCAVARDPATGVLSAAANPRGMQGYAVGR; this is encoded by the coding sequence ATGTTCACCACCCGCCCCACCCTCCAGGGCACCTTCGGCATGGTCTCCTCCACCCACTGGCTCGCCTCGCAGTCCGCGATGGCCGTCCTGGAGGACGGCGGCAACGCCTTCGACGCCGCCGTGGCCGCGGGCTTCGTCCTCCATGTCGTGGAGCCGCACCTGAACGGCCCGGCGGGCGAGGTCCCGATCATCCTGGCCCCGGCCGGCACCTCGGAACCGCGCGTCCTGTGCGGCCAGGGCCCCGCTCCCGCAGGCGCGACGATCGCCCACTACGAAGGGGAACTCGGCCTCGAACTCGTCCCCGGCACCGGCCCGTTGGCGGCCGCCGTGCCCGGCGCCTTCGACGCGTGGATGCTCCTCCTGCGGGACCACGGCACCAAGACCCTGGCCGAGGTGCTGCGGTATGCCATCGGGTACGCGGAGGACGGGCATCCGCCGGTGGAGCGGTTCGGCGAGACCGTCGAGACGGTGCGCGAACTCTTCGAGACGGAGTGGATCAGCTCCGCCGAGGTCTATCTGCCCGGCGGCAGGCCCCCGGCCCCCGGCACCCTCTTCCGCAACCCCGCGCTCGCCGCGACCTGGCGCCGCCTCCTCAAGGAGGCGGCCGGCGAGGGCGGCAGGGAGGCGGAGATCGACCGGGCCCGCGCCGTCTGGCGCGAGGGCTTCATCGCCGAGGCGCTCGTGCGGCAGTCCGAGCGGCCCACCATGGACACCAGCGGCACCCGCCACACCGGCACCCTCACCAGAGCCGATCTCGCCCGCTTCTCGGCGTCGTACGAGGCGCCGGCGACGTACGACTGGAACGGCTGGACCCTGTGCAAGGCGGGCGGCTGGAGCCAGGGCCCGGTCCTGCTGCAGCAACTCGCCCTGCTGCCGGACGAGTTGCCCGCGTACGGATCCACCGAATACGTCCACCTCCTTGTGGAGGGCTGCAAACTCGCCATGGCCGACCGTGAGGCCTGGTACGGGGACGCGAGTGAGGTGCCCCTCACCGAACTCCTCTCGCCCGAGTACAACGCCGAGCGGCGGGCGTCGATCGGGGCGAAGGCGTCGTACGAACTGCGGCCCGGCACTCCCGGCGGGCGCACGCCCCGAATCTCCCGCCACGCGCGCGACGTCGCCACCGGGGCGCAGGCCTTCGACCCGATGGGCGTGAACGCGGGCGCGGGCGAGCCGACCGTCTCGCACTACGGCGCGACCCGCGGCGACACCTGCCACCTCGACGTCGTCGACCGCTGGGGCAACATGATCGCGGCGACCCCGAGCGGCGGCTGGCTGCAGTCCAACCCGGTCGTGCCCGAGCTCGGCTTCCCACTCGGCACCCGGCTGCAGATGACCTGGCTGGAGCCCGGCCTGCCGGGCTCGCTGACCCCGGGCCGGCGTCCGCGCACCACCCTCACCCCGTCGCTCGCGCTGCGCGACGGAGTGCCGGTGCTGGCCTTCGGTACGCCCGGCGGCGACCAGCAGGACCAGTGGCAGCTGAACTTCTTCCTCGCCGTCGCCCTGCGTGAGCCCGTGCGCGGCGGCTACGACCTGCAGGGCGCCGTCGACGCCCCCAACTGGCACACCGACCACGTGCCCAGCTCCTTCTACCCGCGCGGCATGCTGCCCGGCCATGTCACCGTCGAGTCCCGCATCGGCGCCGACGTCATCGAGGGCCTGCGCGGCCGCGGCCACCAGGTCACCGCGGCGCATCCCTGGTCCGAGGGGCGGCTGTGCGCCGTCGCCCGCGATCCGGCGACCGGGGTGCTGTCCGCGGCCGCGAACCCGCGCGGGATGCAGGGATACGCGGTCGGCCGCTGA